The Streptomyces cynarae genome contains a region encoding:
- a CDS encoding carbohydrate binding domain-containing protein, with amino-acid sequence MRNPLRRSRRRLLALLGSAALAVGGAIALPGTAQAANILTNPGFESGSLSPWSCTGNLGSVVSSPVHGGSKALQGAVSSSDNAQCSQTVAVKPNTTYTLQGWVRGSYVYLGVDGGASTWTSSPSAYSQLSVSFTTGASQTSATIYVHGWYAQGSYYADDISLDGPGGGGGSDTQAPTAPSGLTSTGKSSSSVSLKWNASTDNVGVTAYDIYSGSSQVLSVSGTTATVSGLSPSTSYAFTVKARDAAGNTSAASNSVTVTTDAGTGGGTGFKQAAPYLYEGWGDPPSPTTVMSATGIKWFTMAFMLDSGGCNPAWDGSRPLTGGVDQSAINAVRSAGGDIVPSFGGWQGSKLGANCSSASALAGALQKVIDAYSLKAIDMDIENTDEFENEAVQAKILTALKTVKANNPGLKTIVTFGTSTTGPTYYGNRLIEQAQSLGANIDVFTIMPFDFGGGSDMYGNTVNAAEGLKAKLKSAFGWDDATAYSHIGISGMNGLSDQQENTTPAIWTQIKDWANSHHIARLAFWSVNRDRPCPGGGVVSNCSGISQNNWQFTSITAGFTG; translated from the coding sequence GTGCGCAACCCACTCAGGCGTTCCAGACGCCGACTCCTTGCTCTGCTCGGTTCCGCCGCCCTTGCGGTCGGTGGAGCCATCGCCCTTCCGGGCACGGCCCAGGCGGCCAACATTCTGACCAACCCCGGCTTCGAATCAGGCTCCCTCTCCCCCTGGTCCTGCACCGGAAACCTCGGCTCGGTCGTCTCCTCGCCCGTGCACGGGGGGTCCAAGGCCCTTCAGGGAGCGGTGAGTTCGAGTGACAACGCCCAGTGCAGCCAGACCGTGGCGGTGAAGCCGAACACGACGTACACGCTTCAAGGCTGGGTGCGGGGCAGCTACGTCTACCTCGGCGTCGACGGCGGCGCCTCCACGTGGACGTCGTCCCCGTCGGCCTACAGCCAGCTGTCCGTGTCCTTCACCACGGGTGCCTCGCAGACCAGTGCCACCATCTACGTCCACGGCTGGTACGCCCAGGGCTCCTACTACGCCGACGACATCAGCCTCGACGGCCCCGGCGGAGGCGGCGGCTCGGACACGCAGGCGCCGACCGCGCCCAGCGGACTGACCTCCACGGGCAAGTCGTCGTCGAGCGTGTCGCTGAAGTGGAACGCCTCGACGGACAACGTCGGTGTGACGGCGTACGACATCTACAGCGGCTCCAGTCAGGTGCTCAGTGTCTCCGGTACGACCGCCACGGTCAGCGGGCTGTCGCCCAGCACCTCCTACGCCTTCACCGTGAAGGCGCGGGACGCGGCCGGGAACACCTCCGCGGCCTCCAACTCCGTGACCGTCACCACGGACGCGGGCACCGGCGGCGGCACCGGCTTCAAGCAGGCCGCGCCCTACCTGTACGAGGGCTGGGGTGACCCACCGAGCCCGACGACGGTGATGAGCGCGACGGGCATCAAGTGGTTCACGATGGCGTTCATGCTGGACTCCGGCGGCTGCAACCCCGCCTGGGACGGCAGCAGGCCGCTGACCGGCGGTGTCGACCAGAGCGCCATCAACGCCGTCCGCTCCGCCGGCGGTGACATCGTCCCGTCGTTCGGCGGCTGGCAGGGCAGCAAGCTCGGCGCCAACTGCTCCTCGGCGAGCGCGCTCGCCGGGGCCCTGCAGAAGGTGATCGACGCCTACTCGCTCAAGGCGATCGACATGGACATCGAGAACACCGACGAGTTCGAGAACGAGGCCGTCCAGGCGAAGATCCTCACCGCCCTGAAGACGGTCAAGGCCAACAACCCCGGCCTGAAGACCATCGTCACCTTCGGGACGTCCACCACCGGCCCGACGTACTACGGCAACCGCCTCATAGAGCAGGCGCAGTCGCTCGGCGCCAACATAGACGTCTTCACCATCATGCCTTTCGACTTCGGCGGCGGCTCCGACATGTACGGCAACACCGTGAACGCGGCCGAGGGCCTGAAGGCCAAGCTGAAGTCGGCCTTTGGCTGGGACGACGCCACCGCGTACTCCCACATCGGCATATCCGGCATGAACGGCCTGTCCGACCAGCAGGAGAACACGACCCCGGCGATCTGGACCCAGATCAAGGACTGGGCCAACTCGCACCACATCGCCCGCCTCGCCTTCTGGTCGGTCAACCGGGACCGACCGTGCCCGGGCGGGGGCGTGGTGAGCAACTGCTCCGGCATCAGTCAGAACAACTGGCAGTTCACCTCGATCACGGCCGGCTTCACCGGCTGA
- a CDS encoding ATP-grasp domain-containing protein yields the protein MVSRVRVWLNRTYAENVFFMDQLRRNPSDRAVEIHATHGDPDSPVLAAADTADLEPEGLSPAAYVEYALDQCERRGIDVFVPRLHQSAIVAHRAEFEAAGTALLAPPPEAVAVFEDKVIAYEAVQAIGVPVPPWFRVRSADQLVAAVEELEAGGFKACLKPASGAGGVGFRVVTRTPFSLAHLTGFPSPYVPLDLVVDALEQAEEPVDWLVMPRLEQPEVSVDCLTGPDNRVRLAIGRTKDGRRRGFTQHEQWLEPARRIAEGFGLHYLSNIQFRMFGEQPVLMDVNTRPAGGLHQLSLCGVNAPWAAVQLALGEDPGEITPPFLGQDYTVVSGPRPLRPVSLPQQRVEQAEPLLPAVPAPVEAVEAAAEALPL from the coding sequence ATGGTCTCTCGCGTACGCGTCTGGCTCAACCGCACGTACGCGGAGAACGTGTTCTTCATGGATCAGCTGCGGAGAAATCCCAGCGACCGGGCCGTCGAGATCCACGCCACGCACGGTGACCCCGACTCGCCCGTCCTGGCCGCCGCGGACACCGCCGATCTGGAGCCGGAGGGCCTGTCCCCGGCCGCGTACGTGGAGTACGCCCTCGACCAGTGCGAACGGCGTGGCATCGATGTCTTCGTGCCCCGCCTGCACCAGTCGGCGATCGTGGCGCACCGAGCCGAGTTCGAGGCGGCGGGTACGGCGCTGCTGGCGCCGCCGCCGGAGGCCGTGGCCGTCTTCGAGGACAAGGTGATCGCGTACGAGGCCGTGCAGGCGATCGGTGTGCCCGTGCCGCCGTGGTTCCGGGTGCGGTCGGCGGACCAACTCGTCGCCGCGGTGGAGGAGTTGGAGGCCGGTGGGTTCAAGGCGTGCCTCAAGCCGGCGTCCGGTGCGGGCGGGGTGGGCTTCCGGGTCGTCACGCGCACCCCGTTCTCGCTCGCGCACCTCACCGGGTTCCCCAGCCCCTATGTGCCGCTGGACCTGGTCGTGGATGCGCTGGAGCAGGCCGAAGAGCCGGTCGACTGGCTGGTGATGCCGCGCCTGGAGCAGCCGGAGGTGTCGGTGGACTGCCTCACCGGGCCGGACAACCGGGTGCGGCTGGCCATCGGCCGCACCAAGGACGGCCGTCGGCGCGGCTTCACGCAGCACGAGCAGTGGCTGGAGCCGGCGCGGCGGATCGCGGAGGGGTTCGGGCTGCACTACCTGTCCAACATCCAGTTCCGGATGTTCGGCGAGCAGCCCGTGCTCATGGATGTCAACACGCGCCCGGCCGGCGGCTTGCACCAGCTCTCCCTGTGCGGGGTCAACGCGCCTTGGGCTGCGGTGCAGTTGGCGCTCGGGGAGGATCCCGGGGAGATCACGCCGCCGTTCCTGGGCCAGGACTACACGGTGGTGTCGGGGCCGCGGCCCCTGCGACCGGTGTCGCTGCCTCAGCAGCGGGTCGAGCAGGCGGAGCCGTTGCTGCCGGCGGTTCCTGCCCCCGTCGAGGCAGTCGAAGCAGCGGCGGAGGCACTGCCGCTCTAG
- a CDS encoding metallophosphoesterase family protein: MESTDGRGRLLAISDLHVGYAENRALVECMRPTSDEDWLLVAGDVAETVADIRWALELLAGRFGKVVWAPGNHELWTHRKDTVTLRGVERYEHLVAVCRELGVTTPEDPYPVWEGPGGPAVVAPLFLLYDYSFLPKGCTTKEQGLDYAQGTGIVCTDEHLLHPDPYPSREAWCWARVAETERRLTEIPGDLPVVLVNHYPLDRHPTDILRYPEFAMWCGTRLTADWHRRFPVACMVYGHLHVPRTTHHEGVRFEEVSLGYPREWGPRPQPPGELRRILPMEDQAGDRGAASGAGRGRGGARP; this comes from the coding sequence GTGGAGTCGACGGACGGCCGTGGACGCCTGCTCGCCATCAGCGACCTGCACGTCGGATACGCCGAGAACCGCGCCCTCGTCGAGTGCATGCGGCCCACGTCGGACGAGGACTGGCTGCTGGTCGCCGGTGACGTGGCCGAGACCGTCGCCGACATCCGCTGGGCCCTGGAACTGCTCGCCGGCCGCTTCGGCAAGGTGGTCTGGGCTCCGGGCAACCACGAGCTGTGGACCCACCGGAAGGACACCGTCACCCTGCGCGGCGTCGAGCGGTACGAGCACCTGGTGGCCGTGTGCCGGGAGCTGGGCGTGACGACACCCGAGGACCCCTACCCGGTCTGGGAGGGCCCGGGCGGTCCGGCGGTCGTCGCCCCGCTGTTCCTCCTCTACGACTACTCGTTCCTGCCGAAGGGATGCACGACCAAGGAGCAGGGGCTCGACTACGCGCAGGGCACCGGGATCGTGTGCACCGACGAGCACCTGCTGCACCCCGACCCCTATCCCAGCCGCGAGGCGTGGTGCTGGGCCCGGGTGGCCGAGACCGAGCGCAGGCTGACGGAGATCCCCGGCGATCTCCCCGTGGTGCTGGTGAACCACTACCCGCTGGACCGGCATCCGACGGACATCCTGCGCTACCCCGAGTTCGCCATGTGGTGCGGTACCCGCCTCACCGCCGACTGGCACCGCCGCTTTCCGGTGGCGTGCATGGTCTACGGCCATCTGCACGTTCCGCGGACCACCCACCACGAGGGCGTCCGCTTCGAAGAGGTGTCCCTGGGCTACCCCCGTGAGTGGGGCCCGCGCCCGCAGCCGCCAGGGGAACTGCGGCGCATTCTGCCGATGGAGGACCAAGCAGGTGATCGAGGAGCTGCTTCCGGGGCCGGTCGCGGTCGTGGAGGCGCACGGCCGTGA
- a CDS encoding 4'-phosphopantetheinyl transferase family protein, with protein MIEELLPGPVAVVEAHGRDALGDGVSLHPEEEAVIARAVDKRRREFTAVRACARHAMEKLGVLPQPVLPGEHGAPRWPDGLIGSMTHCVGYCAAALARAGELASLGIDAEPHDRLPDGVLDAVALPTERTRLRGLARSRPSVHWDRLLFSAKESVYKAWFPLTGKWLDFLEADVEIDPGTALQAPDSPDSPDSRAASEPSDSRDASDASGGFRARLLVPGPLVDGRRVDAFDGRWTVRGGLLATAVAVHHF; from the coding sequence GTGATCGAGGAGCTGCTTCCGGGGCCGGTCGCGGTCGTGGAGGCGCACGGCCGTGACGCGCTCGGCGACGGCGTCAGCCTCCACCCCGAGGAAGAAGCTGTCATAGCGCGGGCGGTGGACAAGCGGCGCCGGGAGTTCACCGCCGTACGGGCCTGCGCACGCCACGCCATGGAGAAGCTCGGAGTCCTGCCGCAGCCGGTCCTGCCCGGCGAGCACGGCGCACCGCGCTGGCCGGACGGGCTGATCGGCAGCATGACGCACTGTGTCGGCTACTGTGCCGCCGCGCTGGCCCGGGCGGGCGAACTCGCCTCGCTCGGCATCGACGCCGAACCCCACGACCGGCTGCCGGACGGCGTACTGGACGCGGTGGCCCTGCCCACCGAGCGGACCCGGCTGCGAGGCCTCGCCCGCAGCCGTCCATCCGTCCACTGGGACCGGCTGCTGTTCAGCGCCAAGGAGTCGGTCTACAAGGCGTGGTTCCCCCTGACCGGCAAGTGGCTCGACTTCCTCGAGGCCGACGTGGAGATCGACCCGGGTACCGCCCTCCAGGCCCCGGACTCCCCGGATTCGCCGGACTCCCGGGCCGCTTCGGAGCCGTCGGACTCCCGGGACGCCTCGGACGCCTCCGGCGGCTTCCGGGCACGGCTCCTGGTGCCGGGCCCGCTGGTCGACGGCCGCCGCGTCGATGCTTTCGACGGTCGCTGGACCGTACGCGGGGGCCTGCTCGCGACGGCCGTCGCCGTGCACCACTTCTGA
- a CDS encoding alpha/beta fold hydrolase, which produces MEEVTGGHARRAPGRRPVGEGELRPRHRIVHGYRRAYRLAGQGPALVLVHGIGDSSATWADLIPDLARTHTVLAPDLLGHGASDKPRADYSVAAYANGVRDLLTTLGIESATLVGHSLGGGVAMQFAYQFPERTERLILVSAGGVGREVNPVLRAASLPGAHLMLAALRLPGMRLNLGLFARLMRLLDTDLGQDAAELLTLVDALPDATSRSAFIRTLRAVVDWRGQAVTMLDRCYLTEGMPTLLIWGDRDGVVPVRHAHRAHEAMPGSRLEIFEGAGHFPFHTDPARFLALVEEFTGATPAAEWSRDHWRALLRAGRPGHSGNRAPDRDVREASERSAT; this is translated from the coding sequence GTGGAGGAGGTCACGGGTGGGCATGCGCGGCGCGCCCCCGGGCGGCGCCCCGTGGGCGAGGGCGAACTGCGCCCGCGCCACCGGATCGTGCACGGTTACCGGCGCGCCTATCGCCTGGCCGGCCAGGGCCCGGCGCTCGTCCTCGTCCACGGCATCGGCGACTCCTCGGCGACCTGGGCCGACCTGATCCCCGACCTGGCCCGCACCCACACCGTGCTCGCGCCGGACCTGCTCGGCCACGGAGCATCCGACAAACCGCGCGCCGACTACTCCGTGGCCGCGTACGCGAACGGGGTACGCGATCTGCTCACCACTCTCGGCATCGAGTCGGCCACCCTGGTGGGGCATTCGCTGGGCGGCGGCGTGGCCATGCAGTTCGCGTACCAGTTCCCCGAGCGCACCGAGCGGTTGATTCTGGTCAGCGCCGGGGGAGTGGGCCGGGAGGTCAACCCGGTGCTGCGGGCCGCCTCCCTGCCCGGTGCGCACCTGATGCTCGCCGCGCTCCGCCTGCCCGGTATGCGGCTCAACCTCGGCCTGTTCGCCCGCCTGATGCGACTGCTGGACACCGATCTGGGCCAGGACGCGGCCGAGTTGCTGACCCTGGTGGACGCGCTGCCGGACGCGACGTCCCGCAGCGCCTTCATCCGCACGCTGCGGGCCGTGGTCGACTGGCGGGGCCAGGCGGTCACCATGCTCGACCGCTGCTACCTGACCGAGGGCATGCCCACCCTGCTGATCTGGGGCGACCGCGACGGTGTGGTGCCCGTGCGGCACGCCCACCGGGCGCACGAGGCGATGCCCGGCAGCCGTCTGGAGATCTTCGAGGGCGCGGGCCACTTCCCGTTCCACACCGACCCCGCGCGCTTCCTGGCTCTGGTCGAGGAGTTCACCGGTGCCACACCCGCGGCGGAGTGGAGCCGCGACCACTGGCGGGCGCTGCTGCGGGCCGGCCGTCCCGGCCACTCCGGGAACCGGGCACCGGACAGGGACGTACGGGAGGCGAGCGAGCGCAGCGCCACGTGA
- a CDS encoding MFS transporter, which yields MTLSPARVPATGVRRLTAKLYCYAFLDDFVLLYPVYALLFSDTGLSLWQISSLFALWSATGVLLEIPSGAWADALSRRLLLWLGPLLTAVAFVLWVLVPSYGAFALGFVLWGAGGALRSGALEALVYDELGRLGAAERYTRVMGRVRAAGLVAVMAAMALAGPVFALGGYPAVGAASALACLLAAATAARLPEHRAPAARNGDWVVTLRAGLAEARADRSVRGALLLVPAVGAVWGALDEYTPLLVKGTGVPDEAVPYLLLLVWAGATTGGLSAGACARLGRAGLSGLLAGAALALAVGAALRTPAGLVLVALAFGGFQLATVLADARLQARIDDGHRATLTSVAGLGTDVATMAVYGAYAAVSSATTHSTAFVWAALPYLVTALLVAAGGRASTR from the coding sequence ATGACACTCTCACCTGCACGTGTGCCCGCCACCGGGGTCCGGCGGCTGACCGCGAAGCTGTACTGCTACGCGTTCCTCGACGACTTCGTCCTGCTCTACCCGGTGTACGCGCTGCTGTTCAGCGACACCGGTCTGTCGCTGTGGCAGATCTCCTCTCTCTTCGCCCTCTGGTCGGCCACCGGCGTACTCCTGGAAATTCCTTCGGGGGCTTGGGCCGACGCCCTCTCCCGTCGGCTGCTGCTGTGGCTCGGCCCACTCCTCACCGCCGTCGCCTTCGTCCTGTGGGTGCTCGTCCCGTCGTACGGGGCCTTCGCCCTCGGCTTCGTCCTCTGGGGCGCCGGCGGAGCTCTCCGCTCCGGGGCGCTGGAGGCACTCGTGTACGACGAGTTGGGCCGCCTCGGCGCCGCCGAGCGGTACACCCGCGTCATGGGCCGGGTCCGCGCGGCCGGGCTGGTGGCCGTGATGGCGGCGATGGCGCTGGCCGGCCCGGTATTCGCCCTGGGCGGCTATCCCGCCGTCGGCGCGGCGAGCGCGCTTGCCTGCCTCCTCGCCGCGGCGACGGCGGCCCGGCTGCCGGAACACCGGGCGCCGGCCGCACGGAACGGCGACTGGGTCGTGACGCTGCGGGCGGGGCTCGCCGAGGCCCGAGCCGACCGGTCCGTACGCGGAGCCCTGCTGCTCGTCCCGGCCGTGGGCGCCGTGTGGGGCGCGCTCGACGAGTACACGCCGCTCCTCGTGAAGGGCACCGGCGTGCCCGATGAAGCCGTCCCCTACCTGCTCCTCCTCGTCTGGGCCGGGGCCACGACCGGCGGCCTGTCGGCCGGGGCGTGCGCACGCCTGGGCCGGGCCGGACTCTCCGGACTCCTCGCGGGCGCCGCGCTCGCCCTGGCCGTCGGCGCAGCGCTGCGGACACCGGCCGGCCTCGTCCTCGTGGCCCTCGCCTTCGGTGGCTTCCAACTGGCCACGGTGCTGGCCGACGCCCGGCTCCAGGCACGCATCGACGACGGGCACCGGGCCACGCTGACGTCGGTGGCAGGCCTCGGCACCGACGTGGCCACGATGGCGGTGTACGGCGCGTACGCGGCGGTCAGCTCGGCCACCACGCACAGCACCGCCTTCGTATGGGCCGCGCTGCCGTACCTCGTGACGGCCCTACTGGTGGCGGCCGGCGGCCGCGCTTCAACCAGATGA
- a CDS encoding FAD-dependent oxidoreductase — MSEPASTSPDARPRRAVVIGGGMAGMLAAAALRPHADVTVVERDVLPEGPEPRKGLPQARHVHVIWSGGARAMEQLLPGVTEAWLAAGARRVPLPTGLVSLQMRGWFRRWPEMQFMIACSRDLLDWAVRERVTGSERVTVLQRTELLSLEGDASRVTGVRVRTADGEERVLAADLVVDAAGRGSRAAAWLKELGVPAAPLEEVDSGLVYSSRIFRAPVGTEEFPLVNVQSDATVPVPGRTTTIEPIEGGRWLVTLSGTRGGEPPSTPEEFETFARESVRHPVVGELIAHAEPLTDPVVTRSTVNRRRFYEKVDGWPEGFVAIGDSVATYNPVYGHGLSVAAQGAVALGELVARHGTAAPGLARRVQRAVARPVATAWEFATSTDILYPGAIGKAPSLANRVLGAYVNRLMLAATGRPLVAKAFFDVVTLSKPMSELVRPAVVIAVLRGPRRPLLTAPPLTTDEWKAVTGSAEGSQDGEGRESAA, encoded by the coding sequence ATGAGCGAACCCGCTAGCACCTCCCCGGACGCGAGACCGCGTCGCGCCGTCGTGATCGGCGGCGGCATGGCCGGCATGCTGGCCGCCGCGGCCCTGCGCCCCCACGCCGACGTCACCGTCGTCGAGCGGGATGTGCTGCCCGAGGGCCCCGAACCGCGCAAGGGGCTCCCACAGGCCCGGCACGTGCACGTGATCTGGTCCGGGGGCGCCCGCGCCATGGAACAGCTGCTGCCGGGGGTGACCGAGGCGTGGCTCGCGGCGGGCGCCCGGCGCGTCCCGCTGCCCACGGGGCTCGTGTCGCTGCAGATGCGGGGCTGGTTCCGGCGCTGGCCCGAGATGCAGTTCATGATCGCGTGCAGCCGTGATCTGCTCGACTGGGCGGTGCGTGAGCGCGTCACCGGGAGCGAGCGCGTGACGGTGTTGCAGCGGACCGAACTGCTGTCCCTGGAGGGCGACGCGTCGCGGGTGACGGGCGTGCGGGTGCGGACGGCCGACGGCGAGGAGCGGGTGCTGGCGGCCGACCTCGTCGTGGACGCCGCGGGGCGCGGTTCGCGCGCGGCGGCCTGGCTGAAGGAACTGGGCGTGCCCGCGGCGCCGCTGGAGGAGGTGGACTCGGGGCTCGTCTACTCCAGCCGGATCTTCCGGGCGCCTGTGGGCACGGAGGAGTTCCCGCTGGTCAACGTGCAGTCGGACGCGACGGTGCCGGTTCCGGGGCGGACCACGACCATCGAGCCGATCGAGGGCGGACGGTGGCTGGTGACGCTGTCGGGCACGCGCGGCGGCGAACCGCCCTCCACCCCCGAGGAGTTCGAGACGTTCGCCCGCGAGAGCGTGCGGCATCCGGTGGTGGGCGAGCTGATCGCGCACGCGGAGCCGCTGACGGACCCGGTCGTCACCCGCAGCACGGTCAACCGCCGGCGGTTCTACGAGAAGGTCGACGGCTGGCCCGAGGGGTTCGTGGCGATCGGCGACTCGGTGGCCACCTACAACCCGGTCTACGGGCACGGGCTCTCGGTCGCCGCTCAGGGTGCCGTGGCGCTGGGCGAGCTGGTGGCCCGGCACGGGACTGCCGCGCCGGGGCTCGCGCGCCGGGTGCAGCGGGCGGTGGCCCGTCCGGTGGCGACGGCCTGGGAGTTCGCTACCAGCACGGACATCCTCTACCCGGGCGCGATCGGCAAGGCACCGAGCCTTGCCAACCGCGTCCTCGGCGCGTACGTCAACCGGCTGATGCTGGCCGCGACCGGCCGTCCGCTCGTCGCCAAGGCGTTCTTCGACGTGGTCACCCTGTCGAAGCCGATGAGCGAACTGGTCCGACCGGCTGTCGTGATCGCCGTCCTGCGCGGCCCTCGCCGTCCGCTCCTGACTGCGCCGCCGCTGACCACGGACGAGTGGAAGGCGGTCACGGGATCGGCGGAAGGCTCACAGGACGGCGAGGGCCGGGAGAGCGCGGCCTAG
- a CDS encoding MAB_1171c family putative transporter: protein MDGSSYYIPAAAMGLALTFKAPALARSWRDPLLRSVCALMALAGLVFFFAAPPTIAKVNDLTGVTNVSAPLVYCLLSAFSASCLVLVVNWRGGPPERTRRTTRRIITGYGVVIVALVALFALGDAPVERLVDFDTYYARTPYMREMIVLYLLALTVAGVAMNFMCGRWALQVRGWLRVGLLIIVTGYLFNLAYLSTKFTAVVARWYGHDLDYLSSDAAPVLASAGAQISAVGFCLPLACQRVGDSWSTWATYRRLGPLWRELRPVSAHADHGVRISWWSPVELQVTQRESDIHDGMLGLYPYFDSEVRSRAYDAALAAGSDPVHAQAEADAAMVAAAVRARAADPEGRVISSAGTDSAPAASLEVPRDLVRMSVALRQSPVVAAARGPAGTRPGSDFHERTR from the coding sequence ATGGACGGTTCCAGCTATTACATTCCGGCCGCGGCGATGGGGCTGGCGCTCACCTTCAAGGCGCCCGCACTGGCCCGTTCGTGGCGCGATCCGCTGCTCAGGTCGGTGTGCGCGCTGATGGCGCTGGCCGGCCTGGTGTTCTTCTTCGCCGCACCCCCGACCATCGCGAAGGTCAACGACCTCACCGGCGTCACCAATGTCTCGGCGCCCCTGGTGTACTGCCTGCTGAGCGCGTTCAGCGCGTCCTGCCTGGTCCTCGTCGTCAACTGGCGCGGCGGCCCGCCCGAGCGGACCCGGCGCACCACCCGGAGGATCATCACCGGGTACGGGGTGGTCATCGTCGCCCTGGTGGCGCTTTTCGCGCTCGGCGACGCCCCGGTGGAACGGCTGGTCGACTTCGACACGTACTACGCCCGCACCCCGTACATGCGCGAGATGATCGTGCTGTACCTGCTGGCGCTCACCGTGGCGGGCGTCGCGATGAACTTCATGTGCGGACGCTGGGCCCTGCAGGTGCGCGGCTGGCTGCGCGTCGGACTGCTGATCATCGTGACCGGCTATCTGTTCAACCTGGCCTATCTGTCGACCAAGTTCACCGCCGTCGTCGCCCGCTGGTACGGCCACGACCTGGACTACCTCAGCAGTGACGCGGCGCCGGTGCTGGCGTCCGCCGGGGCGCAGATCAGCGCGGTCGGCTTCTGTCTTCCGCTGGCCTGCCAGCGCGTCGGGGACAGCTGGAGCACCTGGGCGACCTATCGCCGGCTCGGGCCGCTGTGGCGCGAGCTGCGACCGGTGTCCGCCCACGCGGACCACGGGGTGCGCATCTCCTGGTGGTCGCCGGTCGAACTCCAGGTCACCCAGCGGGAGTCCGACATCCACGACGGCATGCTCGGCCTGTACCCCTACTTCGACTCCGAGGTGCGCTCCCGCGCCTACGACGCCGCCCTGGCGGCCGGCTCCGACCCCGTCCACGCGCAGGCTGAGGCCGACGCGGCGATGGTGGCCGCGGCCGTGCGGGCGAGGGCCGCCGATCCGGAGGGCAGGGTGATCAGCTCGGCGGGGACGGACAGCGCTCCCGCAGCGTCCCTGGAGGTCCCCCGCGACCTCGTGCGGATGTCGGTCGCCCTGCGTCAGTCACCCGTCGTCGCGGCCGCCCGGGGGCCGGCCGGGACCAGGCCAGGAAGCGACTTCCATGAGCGAACCCGCTAG
- a CDS encoding toxin-antitoxin system, toxin component: MRRLCGELVAELSLPAPAEPADLYAALCDGMSRRRGRPVQFRTAPFPPGTASGLWLDMAEQDLVVIEERTAPDHQLVILGHELWHMNAGHHGHHVEGAAVAARLLSDTADLRATVHKVAARTHFDLADEKDAESFGLLLASKCRTWLVGSSLRGPVKRDDLAGRIEASLGYRGPRG, encoded by the coding sequence ATGCGCCGCCTGTGCGGCGAGTTGGTCGCGGAGCTCTCGCTCCCGGCACCGGCGGAACCCGCCGACCTGTACGCCGCGCTGTGCGACGGCATGAGCAGACGCCGCGGCCGTCCCGTCCAGTTCCGCACCGCTCCCTTCCCGCCGGGCACGGCCAGCGGCCTCTGGCTCGACATGGCCGAACAGGACCTCGTCGTCATCGAGGAACGCACCGCCCCCGACCACCAGTTGGTGATCCTCGGCCACGAGCTGTGGCACATGAACGCCGGGCACCACGGCCACCACGTGGAGGGGGCCGCGGTCGCGGCGCGGCTGCTGAGCGACACGGCGGATCTGCGGGCCACCGTCCACAAGGTCGCCGCGCGTACGCACTTCGACCTCGCCGACGAGAAGGACGCCGAGAGCTTCGGGCTGCTGCTGGCGAGCAAGTGCCGTACCTGGCTCGTCGGTTCGTCCCTGCGCGGGCCCGTCAAACGGGACGACCTGGCGGGGCGGATCGAGGCGTCGCTCGGTTATCGCGGACCGCGGGGCTGA
- a CDS encoding helix-turn-helix domain-containing protein: MTDGFEVPGAAAPGLLPAVVARVTALADRLGVPHERIFDVARLSVESGVPEPVVKALLSGVPAGEPDLQARFLQRLDLLRRTRLKPNGRKYTQQEIADGAGMSRQQAGALINGDRRPTMEHCDAIQRFFGVHAGFLTAEDPEALANALQRSEQELLQQLADRERAVAEAADDPLERLLQDHGVRGIAWRAAQLPTDQHRDKVAEWLDMLLESVKRPES, from the coding sequence GTGACGGATGGCTTCGAGGTGCCGGGAGCTGCGGCGCCGGGTCTGCTGCCGGCCGTCGTGGCCCGTGTCACCGCCCTCGCCGACCGGCTGGGCGTGCCGCACGAGCGGATCTTCGACGTCGCGCGGCTGTCGGTCGAGTCCGGCGTCCCGGAGCCGGTGGTGAAGGCCCTGCTGAGCGGAGTGCCCGCCGGGGAGCCGGACCTGCAGGCGCGTTTCCTGCAGCGACTGGACCTGCTGCGCCGCACGCGGCTCAAACCCAACGGGCGCAAGTACACCCAGCAGGAGATCGCCGACGGCGCGGGCATGTCGCGGCAGCAGGCGGGTGCCCTCATCAATGGCGACCGGCGCCCCACCATGGAGCACTGCGACGCCATTCAGCGCTTCTTCGGCGTGCATGCCGGGTTCCTCACGGCCGAGGACCCGGAGGCGCTCGCGAACGCCCTCCAGCGCTCCGAGCAGGAGCTCCTCCAGCAGCTCGCGGACCGCGAGCGCGCGGTGGCCGAGGCCGCCGACGACCCGCTGGAGCGGCTGTTGCAGGACCACGGCGTCCGCGGCATCGCCTGGCGGGCGGCCCAGCTGCCCACCGACCAGCACCGGGACAAGGTCGCCGAGTGGCTGGACATGCTCCTGGAGAGCGTCAAGCGGCCCGAGTCGTGA